AGGGACAGCACTTTCATCTTAGGACGATTCTTTCAAGGGACAAACGCAATTTAGACGCCGCCGATGGGGGATGGACGGACACTGACATCGTATATGTAAGTAAGTTCGCTTCAAAGTGTGCGTGGGATGTGGGACGTGAAAGTGGACGACtatgtcagtgtgtgtgtgtgtgtgttcgtatGTGTAAGTACGGGTAGGTAAGTAGACGGTGGGTGGTTTTGGTGAATTTGGGTTTGAGTATAGCGCCAAAAACGGACGACCGTCCAGCACAGGCTCAGGCTCAGGCTGAAGTCGCTCACACATGTGctttatgtgtgtgagtgtgtgtgtgaggggatgagaatgtgtgtgtgtgtgtgtgtgcatgatgttgttgttattgcctcCGGCTATGTTTGTATGCCTTATTGTATGCCTTGAACCCACACACATGGCCGCGGCAGCCACTTTGTCCAATTTTCAGACGGTCACTTTTGAAACGAATTTTCCTCACACTCTGGGATCTGCTTTTGCGACGCTGTTCGCGTTGCTGTTGTGATGCAAGACCATGAAATTGGCATTCGCATTTTAGAATCCACTTAAACATACTTTCTTTAGCCTCCACTTCTACCCCCATCCCATCCCCTCCAGCTGTCTATCCGTGTATCCGCTACCGTTCGACTTCTATCCACGCCTACATCTGGACAAAATATTCTCGCGGTGGTGACTTGAATCGGACTATGTTTAGCTGTCCTTCTCCCTTACCCATGAAATCATATACATCTACCTTAACCATTTTGTATATATCTTTTATGTAGAAATGTTGGGCTACGAAATATTCAGGGCTAGACGGAATTACATCATGTTTACTCTATAagactatttaaatatttctatactatacgtttatattaaaaataattatgtccTTATGTAAACTCTTCGgcccaaaaatttataaacaaccCCAGCAtcaacttgtattttttttttattatcatataGTTATGCTAATTATTTCTTACAagtttttagcattttaatcGTCAGATGATTTCTCATCTTCTGCGTTCAGATTCAATCGTGGATCCTTCTGCAACGATGCCTTAACCCATTCGTATTTCTTCTGGGATTCCTGATGTGTTAAGGTTAAGCGCTGTTGAACCATACGTTTTCTGAGTTCCAAGTCCTTAGCCTGCTGTACTAAACGATTGTAGTCAAAGTTATCGAATTGATTCTCGAACTTGTTGAGGAAACGATTCAATGACTTTGCCTCGCTAGTTAACTGTGAAATCGatgtgataataataatataaaaaatatttaaagaattagatgtatattatatattacgTCTTCATATTGTCGTTGCAGATTGTTAAGTAGGACGACGAATCGAGTTTTTAAGTCGTTTAGGCAGGCGTGATAGGCACCCATGGATTGCTCCTGAGTTAGCTGCTCCTGATCCTTGTACGGAATTAAATAAGGAGCCAAAAAGTCAGCTGGCTTACTGGCGATTTCTCGCttttgctcttcttcttcattaTACTAAaagatattaacaaattttattatactataatatttgttaaggTAATTGGGGAGAGATACCTGTTGCATCCTAATTGCTCGGGCAGCTCCATTGCGAAGCGGGTCGAATAGACTGAACTTTAGTTTGGGCTCCATCTTTTCCCATCTGCGTAGATCAAATATATTGCTGATATCGTCCTGTATTTTTTCAAACTGCTTTATAATTTGATCCTCGGCCTGAAGTTGTTCCAACAACAGCTTATATAGTTCCAGATTTGTGCGTATTGGATCAAGTGGATTTGCCTGAaagaaacatatttataaaggATTCTATAGCGATTCATGCCAGGTAGATAATTCGTAccctatatatttttgttagtttcTCATCATAAACCAATTCCTTGCCATAATCCGGTTTTGGCGGTTTCGTAAACTCGACTGTGGTCGCAGTCAGAGCTCCAAACGTGTAATGGAACTTGagcacaattttattttgctggaACATAAACGTCCTGCTGGCAATATCGTTGGTTCCTATGTCATTTTCATCGGCTTGCTGAAATCTTTCAAATACTTTCtacaaaatttagaaataaattagaGATAAATACTTAATTGAGAGAATGTTATAAGTTACTTTAAGCACGCCTCCGTTTGGTTTAAACAGAAACTCCCTATACCAGCACCTGTCGGCACGATCCTTATAGTGTAATATAGTTGAGCCTGGGCTTAAGTCAATCGTTTCCAAAGAATCCAACCTAGAACTTGCAAcgaaatacaattttctagGTTGCGAGGTGTCCGAATAATATTCCACAGCTGaaacattttgttaatttattaaatactatattatattacaGAACAAGAGCTTACATTTCAAGCTGTCATCACGGCCCTTCATAAATTGCTCCTCACTTTTGTCAGTTTCATAGTCATATTTCAGATGTATCATTCGGTCAATGCGgttcttaaaatattcataGCGAATCCTTGGCTCTGTGCATTTATCATCCTTGAACAGAGTCAACTGCATTACTTTGCCATCACGTTGGGAATAGGGAGAGAAACGCTCGTGTATAGCTCCTTTGTACTGGACTTGCTTCTCGGAGCGTGGAAAGCGTTGTTCATAGTCGGCCAGGCCGATGTGGAGTCGATTTACCCAGTTGCAAATGGCATCCAAATGCTTCTCATCATTAACGTCCTGCTCATCCTCTGCTATATTCTCATCCGATCCGACATTGTATATACGCATCTCTGGCGGCTCACCGGGTAGCATGTGCTCCCAGTCGTTTAGGTCCCGTAAATCCCAACGCAGATCGCCAACCCTCTGATATGTTTGCTTGTTCACATAGTAGTTATACTGATTCCATATGCTGTCCACCAGAATGTATTGTTTACAGTTTGTTTCACAGATGAAACCCGTGGAGGGTTCTATAAAGATGCCGCTAGGTGGCGCTTCCACCACATCCCCATTTACATCTGTATAtgttatttttggtttaatgCTCCAAGGTGCATTATTTATAATCACAACCCAAGCGTGAGAGCGCCGATAATGATATCGATCGACTGCCAAGAGTTCCAGATCCTTTTGGAGAATTTGATCTGCATAAGTACTTATAATGTTAAGAAAATTTGCTAATACGTACTGCCATTTGTTTCCGCAATAGCTCCTGTTCCAATCGATTATGCTCCTCAGCTCTCTGTTTATGGACTTCGGCCATATTTTCCTCGAGATGACTTTCCAAATC
The genomic region above belongs to Drosophila innubila isolate TH190305 chromosome 3R unlocalized genomic scaffold, UK_Dinn_1.0 2_E_3R, whole genome shotgun sequence and contains:
- the LOC117792226 gene encoding coiled-coil domain-containing protein lobo; the encoded protein is MPKVLFQKNKKVSGPVDPSKHAAKLKETEDRMSEAVEYSYLDEYEYEMEEAETGSDNIESELSLSEGEPALGIGKIDLSFPETTEEFQSSPQCYPPSYYTLSPKERLLLLYAENFRKQFVLSHPRRRAMVLALPNECNVQKFVCTTIRPTAFAYSELISSVEEIAKFVADFVQYEPMPDPINLPTRLISPDTLLRKRRGNSYEMATLLVSMLIGAGHPAMVVSGVARENTVQNDQHNVPYPYPIDEVEFVEETEEKEEKSVKYKLRPLPDLESHLEENMAEVHKQRAEEHNRLEQELLRKQMADLELLAVDRYHYRRSHAWVVIINNAPWSIKPKITYTDVNGDVVEAPPSGIFIEPSTGFICETNCKQYILVDSIWNQYNYYVNKQTYQRVGDLRWDLRDLNDWEHMLPGEPPEMRIYNVGSDENIAEDEQDVNDEKHLDAICNWVNRLHIGLADYEQRFPRSEKQVQYKGAIHERFSPYSQRDGKVMQLTLFKDDKCTEPRIRYEYFKNRIDRMIHLKYDYETDKSEEQFMKGRDDSLKSVEYYSDTSQPRKLYFVASSRLDSLETIDLSPGSTILHYKDRADRCWYREFLFKPNGGVLKKVFERFQQADENDIGTNDIASRTFMFQQNKIVLKFHYTFGALTATTVEFTKPPKPDYGKELVYDEKLTKIYRANPLDPIRTNLELYKLLLEQLQAEDQIIKQFEKIQDDISNIFDLRRWEKMEPKLKFSLFDPLRNGAARAIRMQQYNEEEEQKREIASKPADFLAPYLIPYKDQEQLTQEQSMGAYHACLNDLKTRFVVLLNNLQRQYEDLTSEAKSLNRFLNKFENQFDNFDYNRLVQQAKDLELRKRMVQQRLTLTHQESQKKYEWVKASLQKDPRLNLNAEDEKSSDD